The segment TCCCAACAGGCGGACCCCTTCACCCCTCACTACCGAAAAAACGATCGCCCCAGGCGGGGGTACGATCCTCGCCTTTACTGGTTGACCTTTTTCTCCCCAGGTCACGACGGGGTGAACCGTCACCTGCACGCCCCCGATGAAGCGTGTCAACATGGAGAGCCAGGGGTTGGTGACCCACACATCAAGCGCTTCGCTCCTCCCAGCCCATAGCGAAAAAAGAATAAAAAACGAAAGGAACGTGACCTTGGAAAAATCAAGGGAAACTTTGGCATGCGATACTTTTCTCATGTTCGGATGATACCCGTGGCAAAGATAATTACAATCTACCCCCATCCCAAGTTGAAAGCCTTCTGCTCCCCGGCTCAGCCAGAGGGATACCTCTCCGGCATAAGGGGCATTCATCCTGATTATAATTCGAAAAATTGAAGCGAACCAGCGAGATGAGGTCCTTTCCCCCAAGGGACAGGCTGCCGCCTCTGTCGGCGATGCAACCGGCGGCGAGGAAGCGCGTCTCCGCCAGTCCATCCATCACGTTTTTTACCTCTAGGACCGATTTTCCCGAGGTCACCACATCCTCGATGATGATGTACCTCGCTGGGCCGGGGGCGGGAAATCTTCTCAGTTTCATCGTCCCCTTTTCCCTTTCGCAGAAAAAGAAGGGCACACCTAAGTGCTCGGCCACTTCGTGACCTATGATAATTCCGCCCACCGCCGGAGATACCACCAATGACGGTTCAAGGTGAGCAAACTTGCCG is part of the Thermovirga sp. genome and harbors:
- a CDS encoding orotate phosphoribosyltransferase, which gives rise to SPERITRLLRESGALQEGHFALSSGLHSGHYLQCALFLMFPENAALAGSLLAGKFAHLEPSLVVSPAVGGIIIGHEVAEHLGVPFFFCEREKGTMKLRRFPAPGPARYIIIEDVVTSGKSVLEVKNVMDGLAETRFLAAGCIADRGGSLSLGGKDLISLVRFNFSNYNQDECPLCRRGIPLAEPGSRRLSTWDGGRL